A single genomic interval of Zunongwangia sp. HGR-M22 harbors:
- a CDS encoding methyltransferase: MYEDTYPGKRFQKTLEFLSKHVKAPSQVLDLGIQNPFSEIMRKEGYKVTNTTGEDLDEKFDIVKQDFKVVTAFEIFEHLLNPYTILKNIKADKLVATVPLKLWFAEAYRSKTDMRDRHYHEFEDWQFDWLLEKSGWEIKARANWTNPVNKVGIRPILRRFTPRYYAVYAERK, from the coding sequence ATGTACGAAGATACCTACCCGGGTAAACGATTCCAAAAAACACTCGAATTTCTAAGCAAACATGTTAAAGCTCCATCACAGGTTTTAGATCTTGGGATTCAAAACCCTTTTTCTGAAATTATGCGGAAAGAAGGATACAAGGTTACCAATACAACTGGTGAAGATTTAGATGAGAAATTTGATATTGTAAAACAAGATTTTAAAGTCGTTACGGCTTTTGAAATTTTCGAACATTTATTGAACCCATACACTATTCTAAAAAATATAAAGGCAGATAAATTAGTTGCTACCGTACCATTAAAATTATGGTTTGCTGAAGCGTATCGTAGCAAAACCGATATGCGTGATCGACACTATCACGAATTTGAAGACTGGCAATTCGATTGGCTTTTAGAAAAATCTGGCTGGGAAATTAAAGCCCGCGCAAATTGGACCAATCCTGTAAACAAAGTTGGAATCCGGCCGATTTTACGACGATTTACGCCGCGTTATTATGCGGTTTATGCTGAACGAAAATAA